A stretch of Halomonas elongata DSM 2581 DNA encodes these proteins:
- a CDS encoding deoxyguanosinetriphosphate triphosphohydrolase: MTQMTWERLLDPARLHDERGVARGEIGRSPFHKDHDRIVFSGSFRRLGRKTQVHPLTDNDHIHTRLTHSLEVGCVGRSLGMSVGEELRHRLPADITPADLGVIVQAACLGHDIGNPPFGHAGEYAIRDWFKRAEADGSGLLEGLSDMEREDLLTYEGNAQGFRIVTQIEYNQFRGGMRLTGATLGTLLKYPWTVAHGGAAGKFGCYQSELPLLQQVAERLGLLPQGENRWCRHPLAWLVEAADDICYALLDLEDGLEMGILRFEEVAEVLIQIAGGEPPDYATMQSEGVSQRRRIAALRGAAMEQAVNEVAKVFVQHEGELLNGTLRHDLLELCHPDLDWGVKSAKDLARKRIFRNERKAKLEIGAYTTLGILLEAFIGAAHELHHTGHSNFKHQRVLALIGENTPLPSWTLYDSYRRMLDFIGGMTDHYAVDLAQEMGGRLRGD, translated from the coding sequence ATGACGCAGATGACCTGGGAACGCCTGCTCGATCCGGCCCGCCTGCACGACGAACGCGGCGTGGCACGGGGCGAGATCGGCCGCAGCCCGTTTCACAAGGACCACGACCGGATCGTCTTCTCCGGTTCCTTTCGCCGCCTGGGACGCAAGACCCAGGTGCATCCCCTGACCGACAACGACCATATCCACACCCGCCTGACGCACTCCCTGGAAGTTGGTTGCGTGGGTCGCTCGCTCGGCATGAGCGTCGGCGAGGAGCTGCGTCATCGCCTGCCGGCTGACATCACGCCGGCGGATCTCGGCGTGATCGTCCAGGCCGCCTGCCTGGGCCACGATATCGGCAACCCGCCCTTCGGGCATGCCGGCGAATACGCCATTCGCGACTGGTTCAAGCGTGCCGAGGCCGATGGCAGCGGCCTGCTCGAAGGGCTGTCGGACATGGAACGGGAAGACCTGCTGACCTACGAGGGCAATGCTCAGGGCTTTCGTATCGTCACCCAGATCGAGTACAACCAGTTCCGCGGTGGCATGCGGCTGACCGGCGCGACCCTGGGCACGCTGCTCAAGTATCCCTGGACGGTGGCTCACGGCGGGGCCGCCGGCAAGTTCGGCTGTTATCAGAGCGAGCTGCCCCTGTTGCAGCAGGTGGCCGAACGCCTGGGACTGCTGCCCCAGGGCGAGAACCGCTGGTGCCGCCACCCGCTGGCCTGGCTGGTGGAGGCCGCCGACGACATCTGTTATGCCCTGCTCGATCTCGAGGACGGCCTGGAAATGGGCATCCTGCGCTTCGAGGAAGTGGCCGAGGTACTGATCCAGATCGCCGGCGGTGAGCCCCCGGATTACGCCACCATGCAGAGCGAGGGCGTCTCCCAGCGTCGGCGTATCGCCGCCCTGCGTGGCGCGGCCATGGAGCAGGCGGTCAACGAAGTGGCCAAGGTCTTCGTCCAGCATGAAGGCGAGCTGCTGAACGGTACCCTGCGTCATGACCTGCTGGAGCTCTGCCACCCGGATCTGGACTGGGGCGTCAAGTCGGCCAAGGACCTGGCGCGCAAGCGTATCTTCCGCAACGAGCGCAAGGCCAAGCTGGAGATCGGTGCCTACACGACGCTTGGCATCCTGCTCGAGGCCTTCATCGGCGCCGCCCACGAGCTGCACCATACCGGCCATTCCAACTTCAAGCACCAGCGGGTGCTGGCACTGATCGGCGAGAACACGCCCCTGCCGTCATGGACGCTCTACGACAGCTACCGGCGCATGCTCGATTTCATCGGCGGCATGACCGATCACTACGCCGTCGATCTGGCCCAGGAGATGGGTGGGCGCCTGCGGGGGGATTGA
- a CDS encoding tripartite tricarboxylate transporter TctB family protein encodes MSEAVSSERADLGDRIAGAVLAVLALGAWWHAGSFVTGFMQPVGPGVFPRLVSVPLGLLALYLIVRPGLNHRWPGAAALCRQLGVLLLLGAYAAFLEPWGFVPSTLVATVVLMRLFGARWRQALPYGVLLGLALYVLFEFALGIPLPDMPGLSV; translated from the coding sequence GTGAGCGAGGCGGTGTCGTCCGAACGTGCCGACCTCGGCGACCGCATCGCCGGGGCGGTACTCGCCGTGCTGGCGCTGGGGGCCTGGTGGCATGCAGGCAGCTTCGTCACCGGCTTCATGCAGCCGGTGGGGCCGGGCGTCTTCCCGCGGCTGGTCAGCGTGCCGCTGGGGCTCCTGGCGCTCTACCTGATCGTTCGCCCCGGCCTCAATCATCGCTGGCCGGGGGCGGCGGCGCTGTGTCGCCAGCTCGGTGTACTGCTGTTGCTGGGGGCTTATGCCGCCTTTCTCGAACCCTGGGGCTTCGTGCCTTCGACCCTGGTGGCAACCGTGGTGCTGATGCGCCTGTTCGGCGCGCGCTGGCGCCAGGCCCTGCCGTACGGTGTGCTGCTGGGGCTGGCGCTCTACGTGCTGTTCGAGTTCGCCCTGGGCATCCCCTTGCCCGACATGCCCGGCCTGAGTGTGTAG
- a CDS encoding ribonuclease T2 family protein has protein sequence MSLTPAKRADYCPPGRFWQALLSVLLSGMLLLGASPARAEVPSIEAQGFDHYTLALTWHPGFCASRSRPPRECRDPGLRRGTEEGFVLHGLWPSLPQRLRERGVERRRWWRQGCFIERPRPDGGFCRHPSLELSDELTRELDGVMPGRASCLGRYQYAKHAACLDVTAEDLFDTSVALVEAVNASAFTDFLVIHRGGEVRRNALIEAFEAAFGKGTGRALRLECAGRGNRLLTEVRIGIAARSLENFPAADSLVRLDRGNCATRVRIAAFD, from the coding sequence ATGTCATTAACTCCTGCGAAGCGAGCGGATTATTGTCCGCCGGGGCGGTTCTGGCAAGCGCTTCTGTCGGTCCTTCTGTCGGGAATGCTGCTGCTGGGCGCTTCGCCGGCCCGGGCCGAGGTGCCGTCGATCGAGGCGCAAGGCTTCGACCACTACACCCTGGCGCTGACCTGGCACCCCGGTTTCTGCGCCAGTCGCTCCCGGCCACCCCGGGAATGTCGCGATCCGGGGTTGCGGCGTGGCACCGAGGAGGGCTTCGTGCTGCACGGACTCTGGCCCTCGCTGCCACAGCGGTTGCGCGAGCGCGGCGTCGAGCGCCGGCGCTGGTGGCGTCAGGGCTGTTTCATCGAGCGTCCGCGCCCGGACGGTGGGTTCTGTCGTCATCCTTCCCTCGAATTGTCCGATGAGCTGACGCGGGAACTGGATGGTGTCATGCCGGGACGCGCCAGTTGCCTGGGGCGCTATCAGTACGCCAAGCACGCGGCCTGTCTGGATGTGACGGCGGAAGATCTGTTCGACACCTCGGTGGCCCTGGTGGAGGCCGTCAATGCCAGCGCCTTCACCGACTTCCTGGTGATCCATCGCGGCGGCGAGGTGAGGCGTAACGCCTTGATCGAGGCTTTCGAGGCAGCATTCGGGAAGGGGACGGGCCGGGCTCTGCGGCTGGAGTGCGCGGGGCGCGGCAATCGGCTGCTGACCGAGGTGCGGATCGGCATCGCGGCTCGGTCGCTGGAGAACTTTCCTGCCGCGGACAGCCTGGTGCGTCTGGATCGCGGCAACTGCGCCACTCGCGTCAGGATTGCGGCGTTCGATTGA
- a CDS encoding CaiB/BaiF CoA transferase family protein, which translates to MSDTPPHAEGALQGIRVIDLTRVISGPFCTQMLGDHGAEVIKIEPPGRGDIVRSQGNMVNGFSWYFAQFNRNKRSLTLDLRQEEGRAVLIRLLEDADVLVENFRPGVMGKMGLDDATLRERFPHLVVGRINGFGSTGPYRDRPAYDFIAQAMSGFMGVNGPADGEPMRAAPPISDMVASQNLAFGISAALVRRERTGQGDIVETALTNGLISMMGYLAAEYFATGEVPRRTGNDHPMLYPYGLFQASDGEVAIAPSNDIMVERFLGALDMRSLLDDERFADNRRRMANREALREILNRVIERHSVAEWIAHLNEAGVPCGRVQNLRETFEDPQVQAQQMALELDQGEHGKVPTTGFPVKMSEAPAALHHPVPGLGEHSEAILAELGLSDAELAELRDKGVT; encoded by the coding sequence ATGTCGGATACGCCGCCCCACGCCGAGGGCGCCCTGCAGGGCATTCGCGTCATCGACCTGACCCGGGTGATCTCCGGGCCGTTCTGCACCCAGATGCTCGGCGACCACGGGGCCGAAGTGATCAAGATCGAACCGCCCGGTCGCGGCGATATCGTGCGTTCCCAGGGCAACATGGTGAACGGCTTCAGCTGGTATTTCGCCCAGTTCAATCGCAACAAGCGCTCGCTGACGCTGGACCTGCGCCAGGAAGAGGGCAGGGCGGTATTGATACGCCTGCTGGAAGACGCCGACGTGCTGGTGGAAAACTTCCGTCCCGGCGTCATGGGCAAGATGGGCCTCGACGACGCCACGCTGCGTGAACGCTTCCCGCACCTGGTGGTCGGGCGCATCAACGGCTTCGGCTCCACGGGCCCCTATCGAGACCGACCCGCCTACGATTTCATCGCCCAGGCGATGAGCGGCTTCATGGGCGTCAATGGTCCGGCCGACGGCGAGCCGATGCGTGCCGCGCCGCCGATCAGCGACATGGTGGCCAGCCAGAACCTGGCGTTCGGCATCAGCGCGGCTCTGGTGCGGCGCGAACGCACCGGGCAGGGCGACATCGTCGAGACGGCGCTGACCAACGGTCTGATCAGCATGATGGGCTACCTGGCGGCGGAGTACTTCGCCACTGGCGAGGTGCCCCGGCGCACCGGCAACGATCACCCCATGCTCTATCCTTACGGTCTGTTCCAGGCCAGCGACGGCGAGGTGGCCATCGCGCCCAGCAACGACATCATGGTCGAGCGCTTCCTCGGCGCCCTGGACATGCGCTCGCTGCTGGATGACGAACGCTTTGCCGACAACCGACGCCGCATGGCCAACCGCGAGGCGTTGCGCGAGATCCTGAACCGGGTGATCGAGCGGCACAGCGTGGCGGAATGGATCGCCCACCTCAACGAGGCCGGCGTGCCCTGCGGTCGTGTCCAGAACCTGCGCGAAACCTTCGAGGATCCCCAGGTCCAGGCCCAGCAGATGGCGCTGGAGCTCGACCAGGGCGAGCATGGCAAGGTGCCCACCACCGGTTTCCCGGTGAAGATGAGCGAAGCGCCCGCGGCGCTGCATCATCCCGTGCCGGGGCTTGGCGAGCATAGCGAGGCCATACTCGCCGAGCTGGGGCTGAGCGACGCGGAACTCGCCGAGTTACGGGACAAGGGCGTCACTTGA
- a CDS encoding ATP-grasp domain-containing protein, which yields MKLITFDVFRTLGIPGVRYIKPERMFDHIEEIRQADWLLFPEYWQVNSLLYGLGARIFPSPASYHLGHDKVEQTRAFLALAPEHVPPTEILGTSPASLAKVEARFGYPFIAKRIKSSMGEGVRLIASRQELLAHVAEETVLYAQQRLPIDRDLRIVLVGGELIAAYWRVTPLGGYRANVSQGGSIERTAIPEAAIDLARRLARELDIDHAGFDIAMVDGHPYVLEFNRLFGNQGIADSSKRIGAAVLRVLGAQDDDRDPDGEPPLRLTA from the coding sequence ATGAAACTCATCACATTCGATGTTTTTCGCACCCTGGGAATTCCCGGTGTGCGCTATATCAAGCCCGAGCGCATGTTCGACCATATCGAGGAAATCCGCCAGGCCGACTGGCTGTTGTTTCCCGAGTACTGGCAGGTCAACAGTCTGCTCTATGGCCTCGGCGCGCGCATCTTCCCGAGTCCGGCCAGCTACCATCTCGGCCATGACAAGGTCGAGCAGACCCGCGCCTTCCTGGCGCTGGCTCCCGAGCATGTGCCACCCACCGAGATACTCGGCACCTCGCCGGCTTCTCTGGCAAAGGTTGAGGCCCGCTTCGGCTATCCCTTCATCGCCAAGCGCATCAAGAGTTCGATGGGCGAGGGCGTGCGACTGATCGCCTCCCGCCAGGAACTGCTGGCGCATGTCGCCGAGGAGACGGTGCTCTACGCCCAACAGCGCCTGCCCATCGACCGCGACCTGCGCATCGTGCTCGTCGGCGGTGAGCTGATCGCCGCCTACTGGCGGGTGACGCCCCTCGGCGGCTACCGCGCCAACGTCAGCCAGGGCGGCAGCATCGAGCGCACGGCCATTCCCGAGGCCGCCATCGACCTGGCCCGGCGCCTCGCCCGGGAGCTGGATATCGACCATGCCGGCTTCGATATCGCCATGGTCGACGGTCATCCGTATGTGCTCGAGTTCAACCGGCTGTTCGGCAATCAGGGCATCGCCGACAGCAGCAAGCGCATCGGCGCGGCCGTCCTGCGCGTGCTGGGCGCCCAGGACGACGACCGGGATCCGGATGGCGAGCCGCCGCTACGCCTCACGGCATAA
- a CDS encoding Bug family tripartite tricarboxylate transporter substrate binding protein has protein sequence MPISTHKTLRSLGASAVLGLGLAISLPSQALPIDECIAPADPGGGWDFTCRSVGKLMRELDLVDGSVQVTNMPGGVGAVAFSNVAGKRADDSNLIVATSTVGVTQIAQGRYPGGADTMRWLAMLGTDVGVILVDDESPYETLDQLLQAIVDDPASVAMAGSSGAGGWDHIRALRLAKAAGLPGDRIGSLRWVQFDGGGPAVTQMMGGHVDAVSTDLGEIAGFIESGDVRVLAVLAEEPLPEPFEELPTAVSQGYDVTGYNWRGFYTGGEVSDEDYAAMVDTLKTLYESDEWKDVAAQNGLVPLWRGGKEFNDFVRESIDDVEAISREIGVIQ, from the coding sequence ATGCCGATTTCGACCCACAAGACGTTACGAAGCCTTGGCGCCTCGGCTGTGCTGGGCCTTGGCCTGGCGATCAGCCTGCCGAGCCAGGCGCTGCCCATCGACGAATGCATCGCGCCTGCCGATCCCGGGGGCGGCTGGGATTTCACCTGCCGTTCGGTGGGCAAGCTGATGCGCGAACTGGACCTGGTGGATGGCAGTGTCCAGGTCACCAACATGCCGGGTGGCGTCGGCGCCGTGGCGTTTTCCAACGTGGCCGGCAAGCGGGCCGACGACAGCAATCTGATAGTGGCCACCAGTACCGTGGGGGTGACCCAGATTGCCCAGGGGCGTTACCCGGGCGGCGCCGATACCATGCGCTGGCTGGCCATGCTGGGCACCGATGTCGGCGTCATCCTGGTCGATGACGAAAGCCCCTACGAGACCCTCGATCAGTTGCTCCAGGCTATCGTCGACGATCCTGCCTCGGTGGCCATGGCCGGCTCCAGTGGTGCCGGTGGCTGGGACCATATCCGTGCCCTGCGGCTGGCCAAGGCGGCCGGTCTGCCCGGTGATCGAATCGGCAGCCTGCGCTGGGTGCAGTTCGATGGCGGTGGTCCCGCCGTGACCCAGATGATGGGCGGTCATGTGGATGCGGTGTCCACCGACCTGGGCGAGATCGCCGGCTTCATCGAGTCCGGCGATGTGCGCGTCCTGGCGGTGCTGGCCGAGGAACCGTTGCCCGAACCCTTCGAGGAGCTGCCGACGGCGGTTTCCCAGGGCTATGACGTGACCGGCTACAACTGGCGTGGCTTCTATACCGGCGGCGAGGTGTCGGACGAGGACTACGCTGCCATGGTCGATACCTTGAAGACCCTCTACGAGAGCGACGAGTGGAAGGACGTCGCAGCGCAGAACGGCCTGGTGCCGCTGTGGCGGGGTGGCAAGGAATTCAACGACTTCGTGCGTGAATCGATCGATGACGTCGAGGCCATTTCCCGGGAGATCGGAGTCATCCAGTGA
- a CDS encoding tripartite tricarboxylate transporter permease encodes MEILDFLAHGFAVALQPEHLLLALIGCTIGTLIGALPGLGPVNGVALLIPLAFNFGLAPTSAMILLVSVYYGCMYGGRISSIVLNIPGDEPAMMTTLDGYPMARAGRGGEALGLSAVASFVGATVATIGLTLFAPLLVQVAIRFGPAEYFALFVLAFATIGGVTSGSFTKSFIAACLGLLLGTVGIDPVSSVARYTFGWYELYDGIDYIVALVGLFAVSECLLFLERDHDKATASLRIGSAIPGMRRSVACASTIGRGSVIGFISGVLPGAGASLGSFLSYVLEKRWWGARGKFGEGDPRGVAAPEAGNNAAAGGALIPMLSLGIPGSGTTAILLALLLSMNITPGPLLFEQQSDMVWGLVAALFIGNVMLLVLNIPLVGLFAKVLQAPSWFLMPMVTLVAFVGIYSLNNSPFDLYMMLAFGVLGYVLRKLDIPTVPVVLGLLLGGQMEFNLRRAMSISGGEWSILWNSGISIGIYLFAVTLLMAGLVYALLIRKRLE; translated from the coding sequence ATGGAAATTCTCGATTTTCTCGCCCATGGCTTCGCGGTGGCGCTGCAACCCGAACACCTGCTGCTGGCGCTGATCGGCTGCACCATCGGTACCCTGATCGGCGCCCTGCCGGGGCTTGGCCCGGTCAACGGCGTGGCGCTGCTGATTCCGCTGGCCTTCAACTTCGGCCTGGCGCCCACCTCCGCCATGATCCTGCTGGTCAGCGTCTATTATGGCTGCATGTACGGCGGGCGGATCAGCTCCATCGTGCTCAACATTCCTGGCGACGAGCCGGCGATGATGACGACCCTGGACGGCTATCCGATGGCCCGCGCCGGCCGTGGCGGCGAGGCCCTGGGGCTCTCCGCCGTGGCATCCTTCGTCGGCGCGACCGTGGCCACCATCGGCCTGACGTTGTTCGCGCCCCTGCTGGTGCAGGTGGCGATCCGCTTCGGCCCCGCCGAGTACTTCGCGCTGTTCGTGCTGGCCTTCGCCACCATCGGCGGGGTGACCAGCGGCAGCTTCACCAAGAGCTTCATCGCCGCCTGCCTGGGCCTGCTGCTGGGCACCGTGGGGATCGATCCGGTCTCGAGCGTGGCGCGCTATACCTTCGGCTGGTATGAACTGTACGACGGTATCGATTACATCGTTGCCCTGGTCGGGCTGTTCGCGGTCTCCGAATGCCTGCTGTTTCTCGAACGCGACCATGACAAGGCCACCGCCTCGCTGCGCATCGGCTCGGCGATTCCGGGCATGCGCCGTTCGGTCGCGTGCGCCTCGACCATCGGGCGGGGCTCGGTGATCGGTTTCATCTCCGGCGTGCTGCCCGGGGCCGGCGCCTCGCTCGGCAGTTTTCTCTCCTATGTGCTGGAGAAGCGCTGGTGGGGCGCCAGGGGCAAGTTCGGCGAGGGCGACCCGCGTGGCGTGGCGGCGCCGGAAGCGGGCAACAATGCCGCCGCCGGCGGCGCCTTGATTCCCATGCTCTCGCTGGGCATTCCCGGCAGCGGTACCACGGCGATCCTGCTGGCGCTGTTGCTGTCGATGAACATCACGCCGGGCCCGCTGCTCTTCGAGCAACAGTCGGACATGGTCTGGGGGCTGGTGGCGGCACTGTTCATCGGCAACGTCATGCTGCTGGTGTTGAACATCCCGCTGGTGGGCCTGTTCGCCAAGGTGCTCCAGGCGCCATCCTGGTTCTTGATGCCGATGGTGACGCTGGTGGCGTTCGTCGGTATCTACTCGCTCAACAACAGTCCCTTCGATCTGTACATGATGCTGGCCTTCGGGGTGCTCGGCTATGTGCTGCGCAAGCTCGATATCCCCACGGTGCCGGTGGTGCTCGGCCTGCTGCTGGGCGGCCAGATGGAGTTCAACCTGCGGCGTGCCATGTCCATCTCCGGCGGCGAGTGGAGCATCCTGTGGAACAGCGGTATCTCGATCGGCATCTATCTGTTCGCCGTCACCCTGCTGATGGCCGGGCTGGTTTATGCGCTGTTGATCCGCAAACGGCTGGAATAG